A part of Setaria viridis chromosome 8, Setaria_viridis_v4.0, whole genome shotgun sequence genomic DNA contains:
- the LOC117833700 gene encoding uncharacterized protein, protein MWGRHYWGGGRRPDPAAAGVVVMFAWLSSQERHVRAYVELYAARGWACLVCHSDFPTLFFPEKAAMLADRVLGELVKELKIRPVPVAFASFSGGPKGCTYKVLQLIERRCKGQLSLDEYQLVRDCLCGQMYDSSPVDFVSDLGTRFLLDPSVLKMSEPPRVLSWMAKGVASGLDALFINKFEEQRKDYWETLYSSVNVGPILILCSEDDQLAPYSVVENFAKRLLELGGDVNLVKWHSSPHVGHYKYHPEEYRTAVTELLMKASALYMSRRQLNGYEVGTSEHSDMPPSISDHRRTAASSNNRLRRAPIDPMDQFFLPSSMEYHESSEGPKPELFNMPSVESLSLHGVLGQVMYDVCVPKNVEGWDLKPSASRHMHTVARRHSSFNPMKCVRRSRL, encoded by the exons ATGTGGGGGCGGCACTActggggcggcgggcggcgtccggacccggccgccgccggcgtggtggTGATGTTCGCGTGGCTGTCGAGCCAGGAGCGCCACGTGCGGGCGTACGTGGAGCTCTACGCGGCGCGCGGGTGGGCGTGCCTCGTCTGCCACTCCGACTTCCCCACCCT GTTTTTCCCCGAGAAGGCTGCTATGCTTGCCGACAGGGTGCTTGGGGAGCTTGTCAAG GAGCTGAAGATTAGACCTGTACCTGTTGCGTTTGCATCGTTTTCAGGAGGGCCAAAGGGTTGTACGTACAAGGTTCTTCAG CTGATAGAGCGAAGATGTAAAGGGCAACTAAGTCTG GATGAGTATCAGCTTGTACGGGATTGTCTGTGCGGGCAAATGTACGACTCAAGTCCTGTGGATTTTGTCAGTGATTTAGGCACTCGGTTTCTCCTTGACCCAAGTGTCCTGAAGATGTCTGAACCTCCTCGTGTCTTGTCATGGATGGCTAAGGGTGTTGCCTCAGGTCTCGACGCCCTATTCATAAACAAATTTGAAGAACAACGTAAAGATTATTGGGAAACACTATACTCATCTGTG AATGTTGGGCCAATACTGATACTCTGTTCAGAGGATGATCAACTTGCTCCATATTCGGTTGTTGAAAATTTTGCCAAGCGTCTGCTGGAGCTTGGTGGTGATGTGAACCTAGTTAAATGGCACAGTTCTCCTCATGTAG GCCACTACAAGTATCACCCTGAGGAATACCGAACTGCGGTGACTGAGCTACTCATGAAAGCATCGGCGCTTTACATGAGCAGAAGACAACTTAACGGATATGAGGTGGGCACAAGTGAGCACAGCGACATGCCTCCGTCCATCTCCGATCACCGCAGAACTGCTGCAAGCTCTAACAACAGGCTAAGACGAGCACCGATCGATCCAATGGATCAGTTCTTCCTACCAAGCTCCATGGAGTACCATGAAAGCAGTGAGGGACCGAAGCCAGAGCTGTTCAACATGCCAAGTGTGGAGAGCTTGAGCCTGCATGGGGTGCTGGGGCAGGTGATGTATGATGTATGCGTCCCAAAAAACGTAGAAGGCTGGGACCTCAAGCCTTCTGCCTCGAGGCACATGCATACTGTTGCGCGTCGGCATAGCAGCTTCAATCCAATGAAATGTGTGCGGCGCTCGAGATTGTGA
- the LOC117866792 gene encoding uncharacterized protein: protein MYAVGKVGSLISRSVYTVSGPFHPFGGAVDIVVVQQQDGSFKSSPWYVRFGKFQGVLKSREKVVNISVNGVEAGFHMYLDSNGEAYFLRNADPNGEEGEFVVSPASSGDEREAPIQEAQLRKSKSTSCDSSTMEADVGEGKMLARTTSRRTTILERMFGRKTVKNNAHAVDRVSSLERAEIAAELLDTKWSTNLPRSSKSHGSNDESSKSKLAEASSSNQMETSKTLLPEHSLDHGKETNSNCNSCSPRGGTNSSADETDQCLQTISVKEEVVEIHTRETSDFTDRIISTVHQPGSESLSNDLGTDKSIHESVDTQDKLPHNLEDVAGREIHKKEAFSNGIFEIHTVETDTTSGKSEVVSQFVTVDSYGANQNLTGANSPAYATTDEKHEVTLIPSAQDPVQEKVVILSSSETVEISQDAVQEKMVIFSSSETLESSYAVSNISDDKVCDASDTSLADSIQREEHSGVSDGSQEQVFSEERLSACSGASSNKKDVIEVVVEEHGAFILEDPAPQTLQGNGPDMDISVDSVSLSHTDAVHDFACQHDVVCPDASSSVVETSSYVPDYDPEDVTNNVIVENQACNRELDVSVTQTSIIGDESTECNAQSANFPNKIEVESSPTATGSSSLVNDPEDVAKSLIEENKACNREPCVSVTLTSTIGDEPTECIAQSANFPNKMEIEGSQTVTGSSSLVNDPEDVTENLIVENKACNREPDVSVTLTSTIGDGSTEFIAQSANFPNKIEVEEGSPTATGSSNLVYGEVQSIKTEGETGRSSSVSGDEVGFVLEATAEPEEEAEARVSFSEYTEEIQFQFSDTENFADRKAMDDIVADKTAGEGEHEESDCDTEKQEEGDLDLANVLENCSDSLRPVTSPVSIPTCNLQSEDNTMEAKSLPNLRSHIHDLERSDSFQLSRSLQPNAENNGVDPVKSTDSSFLEQKSEVTGDSEENSSPPEVTSNVVPDDKHADNLKIDPFVPFAELSLCRHLLSEGMGEDAARSAFDSEKVTLEKFHTMKQSLMRNNKLVVRIAGRYFPWDAAAPIVLGLISFSEEQVFEPKGMIKVEQIETSAAPGGSWRIWPFSFRRTRTISAVQPVCESTVETSISTPVKESTPFSESDRERNKSRAKRIERKVRSLTPTSEELASLDLREGRNVVTFTFSTAIVGKQQVDCHIYLWKWNTRIVISDVDGTITKSDVLGQFMPLVGVDWSQNGVAHLFSAIKENGYQLLFLSARAISQAHITRQFLFNLKQDGKALPDGPVVISPDGLFPSLYREVIRRAPHEFKISCLEAIKDLFPPDSNPFYAGFGNRDTDELSYLKVGIPMGKIFIINPKGEVAVNRRVDTKSYTSLHALVHGMFPPISSSSEQEDYNTWNYWKMPLPDVDL, encoded by the exons ATGTACGCCGTGGGGAAGGTCGGCAGCCTCATCTCCCGCAGCGTGTACACCGTCTCCGGCCCATTCCACCCGTTCGGCGGCGCGGTCGATATCGTCGTCGTGCAGCAGCAGGACGGCAGCTTCAAGAGCTCGCCGTGGTACGTGCGGTTCGGCAAGTTCCAGGGGGTTCTCAAGTCGAGGGAGAAGGTCGTCAACATCTCCGTCAATGGCGTCGAAGCTGGGTTCCACATGTACTTGGACAGCAATGGCGAGGCTTACTTCCTCAGGAACGCGGATCCGAATGGTGAGGAAGGAGAGTTTGTTGTATCACCCGCATCGTCGGGAGATGAGCGGGAGGCACCGATCCAGGAAGCTCAGCTGAGGAAGTCGAAGAGCACTTCGTGTGATAGCTCAACGATGGAGGCTGATGTTGGGGAGGGCAAGATGCTCGCAAGGACAACCTCAAGGCGGACCACCATACTTGAACGGATGTTTGGTCGGAAAACAGTTAAGAACAATGCGCATGCTGTGGATAGAGTGAGCTCATTAGAGCGAGCAGAGATTGCTGCCGAACTCCTAGATACAAAGTGGTCGACAAATCTCCCACGTAGTTCGAAATCTCATGGTTCTAATGATGAATCTTCCAAGAGCAAGTTGGCAGAAGCTAGCAGCAGTAATCAGATGGAAACCTCAAAGACTCTATTGCCAGAACATAGCTTGGATCATGGGAAAGAGACCAACTCTAACTGCAATTCTTGTAGTCCTCGTGGAGGAACAAACAGTTCAGCAGATGAAACTGATCAGTGTTTACAAACCATTAGTGTGAAGGAAGAGGTTGTTGAGATACACACACGTGAGACTAGTGACTTCACTGATAGGATCATCTCAACTGTGCATCAACCAGGATCAGAATCTTTGTCAAATGATCTGGGAACAGATAAAAGTATACATGAATCTGTCGATACTCAAGATAAGTTGCCCCATAATTTGGAAGATGTTGCAGGAAGGGAAATACATAAAAAGGAGGCCTTTTCCAATGGCATTTTTGAAATCCATACTGTTGAGACAGACACTACAAGTGGTAAGAGTGAGGTGGTTTCTCAGTTTGTTACTGTAGATTCATATGGAGCCAACCAAAATTTGACAGGTGCCAATTCACCAGCTTATGCAACCACAGACGAAAAGCATGAGGTTACATTGATCCCTTCTGCGCAAGATCCAGTTCAAGAGAAAGTAGTCATTCTCAGCAGTTCTGAAACTGTGGAGATTTCACAAGATGCAGTTCAAGAGAAAATGGTCATTTTCAGCAGTTCTGAAACTCTGGAGAGCTCATATGCTGTGTCCAATATTTCAGATGACAAAGTTTGTGATGCATCAGATACCTCACTGGCTGACAGCATACAACGCGAGGAGCATTCCGGAGTCTCTGATGGGAGTCAAGAACAGGTATTTTCTGAGGAAAGGTTATCAGCATGCAGTGGTGCTTCCAGCAACAAAAAAGACGTGATTGAAGTGGTTGTTGAAGAACATGGAGCTTTTATCTTAGAAGATCCAGCTCCCCAAACCTTGCAAGGTAATGGTCCAGATATGGATATTTCTGTGGACAGTGTTTCACTTTCACATACCGATGCGGTTCATGATTTCGCTTGTCAGCATGATGTGGTTTGTCCTGATGCTTCTTCTAGTGTTGTAGAGACATCAAGTTATGTGCCTGACTATGATCCTGAAGATGTCACAAATAACGTAATCGTGGAAAATCAAGCATGCAACAGAGAGCTTGATGTTTCTGTTACTCAGACCTCAATAATAGGTGATGAATCCACAGAATGCAATGCTCAGTCAGCTAATTTTCCTAATAAAATAGAAGTAGAGAGTTCACCAACTGCTACTGGGTCTTCCAGTTTGGTCAATGATCCTGAAGATGTAGCTAAGAGCTTAATCGAGGAAAATAAAGCATGCAACAGAGAGCCTTGTGTTTCCGTTACTCTGACCTCAACAATAGGAGATGAACCCACAGAATGTATTGCTCAGTCAGCTAATTTTCCTAATAAAATGGAAATAGAGGGTTCACAAACTGTTACCGGGTCTTCCAGTTTGGTCAATGATCCTGAAGATGTAACAGAAAACTTAATTGTGGAAAATAAAGCATGCAACAGAGAGCCTGATGTTTCTGTTACTCTGACCTCAACAATAGGAGATGGATCCACAGAATTCATTGCTCAGTCAGCTAATTTTCCTAATAAAATAGAAGTAGAGGAGGGTTCACCAACTGCTACTGGGTCTTCCAATTTGGTCTATGGTGAAGTGCAAAGCATAAAAACAGAAGGTGAAACAGGAAGATCCAGTTCTGTGAGTGGAGATGAAGTTGGGTTTGTCCTTGAGGCTACAGCTGAGCCTGAGGAAGAAGCAGAAGCAAGAGTATCATTCTCTGAGTATACAGAAGAAATTCAGTTTCAGTTTAGTGATACTGAAAATTTTGCTGATAGAAAGGCCATGGATGACATAGTGGCTGACAAAACAGCAGGTGAAGGAGAACATGAAGAATCTGATTGTGACACAGAAAAACAGGAAGAAGGTGATTTAGATCTTGCAAATGTATTGGAAAACTGCTCTGATTCATTAAGGCCTGTGACTAGCCCTGTTTCTATTCCTACATGCAATCTGCAGTCAGAAGATAATACAATGGAGGCTAAATCTCTACCAAATCTCCGTTCTCACATACATGATCTTGAAAGGTCTGATAGTTTTCAGCTAAGCCGCTCACTACAACCAAATGCTGAAAATAATGGGGTTGACCCAGTCAAGAGTACGGATTCTTCTTTTCTTGAGCAGAAATCAGAAGTTACTGGTGATTCAGAAGAAAATTCCAGCCCACCTGAGGTTACCAGCAATGTAGTACCTGATGACAAGCATGCTGACAACCTGAAAATTGATCCGTTCGTCCCTTTTGCGG AATTATCATTATGCAGGCACCTGTTATCTGAAGGCATGGGGGAGGATGCCGCCCGCAGTGCATTTGATTCTGAGAAGGTGACCTTAGAGAAGTTCCATACCATGAAGCAGTCACTAATGAGAAACAACAAGCTAGTTGTTAGGATTGCTGGACGCTATTTTCCCTGGGATGCAGCTGCGCCTATAGTGCTCGGTTTGATTTCTTTCAGCGAGGAACAAGTTTTTGAACCCAAAGGCATGATAAAGGTCGAGCAAATTGAGACAAGTGCAGCACCAGGTGGCAGCTGGAGAATCTGGCCGTTTAGTTTCAGACGGACAAGGACTATTAGTGCTGTCCAGCCAGTTTGTGAAAGCACTGTTGAGACTTCCATATCCACTCCTGTTAAAGAATCCACACCGTTTAGTGAATCAGATAGAGAAAGGAATAAATCCAGGGCAAAGAGGATCGAGAGGAAGGTGCGATCACTCACTCCAACGTCTGAGGAGCTCGCATCTCTTGATCTCAGAGAGGGCAGGAATGTGGTTACATTTACCTTCTCAACTGCAATTGTTGGGAAACAGCAG GTTGATTGTCacatatatttatggaaatGGAATACACGCATTGTCATATCAGATGTGGATGGAACTATCACCAA GTCTGATGTTCTTGGCCAGTTCATGCCACTGGTTGGTGTTGATTGGTCTCAAAATGGAGTCGCTCATTTGTTTTCTGCAATAAAG GAAAATGGATATCAGCTTCTATTTCTAAGCGCACGTGCTATTTCACAAGCCCACATTACAAGGCAGTTTCTTTTCAACTTAAAGCAG GATGGAAAAGCACTTCCTGATGGCCCCGTTGTCATATCTCCAGATGGTCTCTTTCCTTCACTTTACAGAGAAG TCATCAGAAGAGCTCCTCATGAATTCAAGATTTCATGCCTAGAG GCTATCAAAGATTTATTTCCTCCTGACTCAAACCCATTTTATGCTGGATTCGGAAATAGAGATACAGATGAGCTTAGTTACCTCAAAGTTGGTATTCCTATGGGCAAGATCTTCATAATAAACCCCAAG GGTGAAGTTGCAGTGAATCGGCGAGTTGATACAAAGTCATACACGTCCCTGCATGCTCTTGTACATGGAATGTTCCCTCCAATATCGTCATCTTCGGAGCAG GAGGACTACAATACCTGGAATTACTGGAAAATGCCATTGCCTGATGTTGATCTGTGA
- the LOC117866793 gene encoding uncharacterized protein, translating into MATPDPASASTKKRSKKRKAADGEANSSKTLEPPPEADLQTPATPATASASAKKKHSKKRKATEASTDASTEAAGDASTEAAGDASTEAAADASTKAAVDASLNVTVDASLTGGRTAAAPAPAVAYFPTGYDPLAAAAVAAEEDESAPNARLFRHEKHPTWVDLVVGSSGGGPDFVGRSYAGEAATPQLCEYALGVLDKASGTLRVVPIAANKILRLEPHLEVQQPAHSQHSEVASEAGSVAGNDELKVQDLTMMYGTKTDRDKDNKWRSLNEQRNDPSAYEDIDLGTSNVHTNDSQEPVIVRNIPPYDPTADTSEKAYLLDEIIPKNMRQHLLEIVDHFESGQISSKGYSSFVSNRVQKLQELQGQDKERLAWILSYIQHLLSLYERNGGMSKHHRKHRKENKANHGPGTPLAVYRNLLLIFTEPGSSSMSSEKNELLINYILVLTLFADDFRSDPKDICADLKMTRQMLKPYYDQLGCKSVSAGAFKSTFMTLPAPLNFPQDVTRRKRRR; encoded by the exons atggccacgcccgaccccgcctccgcctccaccaagAAGCGTTCCAAGAAGCGCaaggccgccgacggcgaggccaATTCCTCAAAAACCCTAGAGCCGCCACCAGAGGCGGACCTCCAAACCCCAGCCacgcccgccaccgcctccgcgtcCGCCAAGAAGAAACACTCCAAGAAACGCAAGGCCACCGAGGCCTCCACCGACGCCTCCAccgaggccgccggcgacgcctccaccgaggccgccggcgacgcctccaccgaggccgccgccgacgcctccaCCAAGGCCGCCGTCGACGCCTCCCTCAACGTCACCGTCGATGCCTCCCTCACAGGCGGCCGAACCgcagccgcccccgcccccgcggtCGCTTACTTCCCCACCGGCTACgaccccctcgccgccgccgccgtcgccgcagaGGAAGACGAGTCGGCCCCCAACGCGCGGCTCTTCCGGCACGAGAAGCACCCCACTTGGGTCGACCTCGTGGTCGGGAGCTCTGGCGGAGGCCCCGACTTCGTCGGCCGGAGCTATGCCGGTGAGGCAGCCACGCCGCAGCTCTGTGAGTACGCACTTGGAGTCCTCGATAAGGCCTCCGGTACCCTCAGGGTCGTCCCCATAGCCGCCAACAAG ATTCTGAGGCTTGAGCCACATCTTGAAGTGCAGCAGCCAGCACATTCGCAGCACTCTGAGGTGGCATCAGAAGCAGGTTCAGTTGCAGGAAATGATGAATTGAAGGTTCAAGATCTTACCATGATGTATGGAACCAAGACAGACAGGGACAAG GATAACAAGTGGAGGTCATTAAATGAACAAAGGAATGATCCTTCTGCTTATGAGGACATTGACCTTGGAACCAGTAACGTCCACACCAATGACAGCCAGGAACCAGTAATTGTTCGGAACATTCCACCTTATGATCCTACAGCAGATACATCAGAAAAGGCATATCTTTTGGATGAGATTATTCCAAAGAATATGCGGCAGCACCTTTTGGAAATTGTGGACCATTTTGAATCAGGACAAATTTCTTCAAAAGGCTACTCGAGTTTTGTCTCAAATCGTGTGCAGAAGTTGCAGGAGCTTCAG GGTCAAGATAAAGAGAGGCTTGCTTGGATACTGTCCTACATCCAACATCTCCTATCTTTATATGAACGGAATGGTGGCATGTCCAAGCATCACAGGAAGCACAGAAAGGAAAACAAGGCAAACCATGGACCAGGGACCCCGCTGGCTGTATATCGCAACCTGTTGCTGATTTTTACAGAACCAGGGTCTAGTTCCATGTCATCGGAGAAAAATGAACTTCTGATTAACTACATCTTGGTCCTGACACTCTTTGCTGATGACTTCAGATCCGATCCTAAAGATATATGTGCGGACCTGAAAATGACCCGCCAGATGCTTAAACCATACTATGACCAGTTGGGATGCAAATCTGTGTCCGCAGGTGCTTTCAAGTCCACTTTCATGACGCTTCCAGCCCCTCTCAACTTTCCACAGGATGTTACAAGGAGAAAGCGACGACGGTAA
- the LOC117866795 gene encoding GRF1-interacting factor 3 produces MQQQMPMQAPAAAAAAPPSAGITTEQIQKYLDENKQLILAILENQNLGKLAECAQYQAQLQKNLLYLAAIADAQPQPPQNPASRPQMMQPGMVPGAGHYMSQVPMFPPRTPLTPQQMQEQQQQQLQQQQAQALAFPGQMVMRPATVNGMQPMQTDPAATAASLQQSAPVPADGRGGKQDTTAGVSTEPSGTESHKSTTGADHEAGGDVAEKS; encoded by the exons ATGCAGCAGCAGATGCCCATGCAGGCgcccgccgctgcggcggcggcgccaccgtcgGCCGGCATCACCACCGAGCAGATCCAGAAG TATTTGGATGAAAATAAGCAGCTTATTTTGGCCATCCTGGAAAATCAGAACTTAGGAAAGTTGGCTGAATGTGCTCA GTATCAAGCTCAGCTTCAGAAGAATCTCTTGTACCTGGCTGCGATTGCAGATGCCCAACCCCAACCACCACAGAACCCTGCAAGTCGCCCACAG ATGATGCAACCTGGTATGGTGCCAGGTGCAGGGCATTACATGTCCCAAGTACCAATGTTTCCTCCAAGAACACCATTAACCCCGCAACAGAtgcaagagcagcagcagcagcagctgcaacaGCAGCAAGCACAGGCTCTTGCTTTCCCCGGACAGATGGTCATGAGACCGGCTACCGTCAATGGCATGCAGCCTATGCAAACCGACCCTGCTGCCACTGCTGCCAGCCTACAGCAGTCAGCGCCTGTCCCTGCTGATGGGCGAGGAGGCAAGCAGGACACAACTGCTGGGGTGAGCACGGAGCCTTCTGGCACCGAGAGCCACAAGAGCACAACTGGAGCAGATCACGAGGCTGGTGGCGATGTGGCGGAGAAATCCTAA
- the LOC117866794 gene encoding disease resistance protein RGA5 isoform X2 — MEVVMEVMSRLILKIGDMLVGEYKLQKGVKGEIMFLQPELESMQGALKEITKVPSDQIDSQDKAWASDVRELCYDIEDSIDTFMVRCTGIEPAGPDGMRGFIRRSLDLLTRLRIHRKVATDIRDIKRRVVEVGERCERYKIDVDKPAAVDPRLLAHYKKATELVGIDEARDEVINILVEGDGVSSQHGKGFLYELGKIVNDETLDERQLIDQTRKLLQTKRYCIVIDDIWSVSIWDMIRCALPDDVGGYIIITTPRILKVAEQVGGAYMMKPLCLESSKKLLYRRIFGNEEKYKCLDEHLTEVSDRILKKCAGVPLAIITIASLLANRARDKMDWYEVCNSIGTGLEYGLDVENMRKILAYSYYDLPLIYGLAYYIEVYFLKILRLKNFG; from the exons ATGGAGGTGGTGATGGAGGTAATGTCGAGGCTCATCCTCAAGATTGGGGATATGCTCGTCGGCGAGTACAAGCTGCAGAAGGGGGTGAAGGGGGAGATCATGTTCCTCCAACCTGAGCTCGAGAGCATGCAGGGTGCCCTCAAGGAGATAACCAAGGTTCCGTCAGACCAGATTGACAGCCAGGACAAGGCCTGGGCCAGCGATGTGCGAGAGCTCTGCTACGACATAGAGGACAGCATCGACACATTCATGGTGCGCTGCACGGGCATTGAGCCTGCAGGGCCGGATGGCATGAGGGGGTTTATTAGAAGGAGCCTTGATTTGCTGACAAGGCTCCGGATTCACCGCAAGGTTGCTACTGACATCAGGGACATCAAGAGGCGTGTCGTTGAGGTGGGCGAGCGGTGTGAGAGGTACAAGATCGATGTCGATAAGCCTGCTGCTGTTGATCCTCGTCTGTTGGCTCATTACAAGAAGGCAACAGAGCTCGTTGGCATTGATGAGGCAAGGGATGAGGTGATTAACATTCTGGTGGAAGGGGATGGTGTGTCCAGCCAGCATGGCAAG GGGTTTCTCTATGAACTTGGAAAGATCGTCAATGATGAAACATTGGATGAGAGGCAGCTCATCGATCAAACCAGAAAACTCCTTCAGACGAAGAG GTACTGCATTGTTATTGATGACATATGGAGTGTCTCGATTTGGGATATGATTAGATGTGCTTTGCCCGATGATGTTGGTGGATACATAATTATCACAACTCCCCGTATTTTAAAGGTAGCCGAACAAGTTGGTGGTGCCTACATGATGAAACCCCTTTGTCTTGAGAGCTCCAAAAAATTACTATACAGAAGAATATTTGGCAATGAAGAGAAATACAAATGTCTTGATGAGCACTTAACAGAAGTATCTGATAGAATTTTAAAGAAATGTGCAGGTGTACCATTAGCCATCATTACCATAGCTAGTTTGTTGGCTAATAGAGCTAGAGATAAAATGGACTGGTATGAGGTGTGCAACTCTATTGGTACTGGATTGGAGTATGGTCTAGATGTAGAGAATATGAGGAAGATTTTGGCATATAGCTATTATGATTTGCCACTCATCTACGGACTTGCTTACTATATTGAAGTGTATTTCCTAAAGATTCTGCGATTGAAAAATTTCGgctga
- the LOC117866794 gene encoding disease resistance protein RGA5 isoform X1, translating to MEVVMEVMSRLILKIGDMLVGEYKLQKGVKGEIMFLQPELESMQGALKEITKVPSDQIDSQDKAWASDVRELCYDIEDSIDTFMVRCTGIEPAGPDGMRGFIRRSLDLLTRLRIHRKVATDIRDIKRRVVEVGERCERYKIDVDKPAAVDPRLLAHYKKATELVGIDEARDEVINILVEGDGVSSQHGKVISIVGFGGLGKTTLANVVYEKIKEKFDCWAFVTVSQNPDMRKFFKGFLYELGKIVNDETLDERQLIDQTRKLLQTKRYCIVIDDIWSVSIWDMIRCALPDDVGGYIIITTPRILKVAEQVGGAYMMKPLCLESSKKLLYRRIFGNEEKYKCLDEHLTEVSDRILKKCAGVPLAIITIASLLANRARDKMDWYEVCNSIGTGLEYGLDVENMRKILAYSYYDLPLIYGLAYYIEVYFLKILRLKNFG from the exons ATGGAGGTGGTGATGGAGGTAATGTCGAGGCTCATCCTCAAGATTGGGGATATGCTCGTCGGCGAGTACAAGCTGCAGAAGGGGGTGAAGGGGGAGATCATGTTCCTCCAACCTGAGCTCGAGAGCATGCAGGGTGCCCTCAAGGAGATAACCAAGGTTCCGTCAGACCAGATTGACAGCCAGGACAAGGCCTGGGCCAGCGATGTGCGAGAGCTCTGCTACGACATAGAGGACAGCATCGACACATTCATGGTGCGCTGCACGGGCATTGAGCCTGCAGGGCCGGATGGCATGAGGGGGTTTATTAGAAGGAGCCTTGATTTGCTGACAAGGCTCCGGATTCACCGCAAGGTTGCTACTGACATCAGGGACATCAAGAGGCGTGTCGTTGAGGTGGGCGAGCGGTGTGAGAGGTACAAGATCGATGTCGATAAGCCTGCTGCTGTTGATCCTCGTCTGTTGGCTCATTACAAGAAGGCAACAGAGCTCGTTGGCATTGATGAGGCAAGGGATGAGGTGATTAACATTCTGGTGGAAGGGGATGGTGTGTCCAGCCAGCATGGCAAGGTAATTTCCATAGTTGGTTTTGGGGGGCTGGGAAAGACGACTCTTGCTAATGTGGTGTATGAAAAGATCAAGGAAAAATTCGATTGCTGGGCTTTTGTTACTGTGTCTCAAAATCCTGACATGAGGAAATTCTTCAAGGGGTTTCTCTATGAACTTGGAAAGATCGTCAATGATGAAACATTGGATGAGAGGCAGCTCATCGATCAAACCAGAAAACTCCTTCAGACGAAGAG GTACTGCATTGTTATTGATGACATATGGAGTGTCTCGATTTGGGATATGATTAGATGTGCTTTGCCCGATGATGTTGGTGGATACATAATTATCACAACTCCCCGTATTTTAAAGGTAGCCGAACAAGTTGGTGGTGCCTACATGATGAAACCCCTTTGTCTTGAGAGCTCCAAAAAATTACTATACAGAAGAATATTTGGCAATGAAGAGAAATACAAATGTCTTGATGAGCACTTAACAGAAGTATCTGATAGAATTTTAAAGAAATGTGCAGGTGTACCATTAGCCATCATTACCATAGCTAGTTTGTTGGCTAATAGAGCTAGAGATAAAATGGACTGGTATGAGGTGTGCAACTCTATTGGTACTGGATTGGAGTATGGTCTAGATGTAGAGAATATGAGGAAGATTTTGGCATATAGCTATTATGATTTGCCACTCATCTACGGACTTGCTTACTATATTGAAGTGTATTTCCTAAAGATTCTGCGATTGAAAAATTTCGgctga